The Candidatus Omnitrophota bacterium DNA window ATAGTTTCCAGAGCGGTCAGTTACGGAGGGAAGGTGATCGCCAGGGGCCACCTTAAAGCCGAAGAGCGCAAGATAAAAGGTCACCTGGAGTGCCGGGGGCTTGTGCTTACCGAAAAAGGCATTATACACGCAGTGCCGGAACTTGAAACCGATTACAGGGACGTGGACCTCTCCCACGAAGCGGCGATAGGCAAAATAAGCAGGGACGAGATCGAGTACCTGAGGTCGCGCGGCATGTCCCCGGAAGAGGCCCAGTCGGTCATTATTCGCGGGTTCATGGATATAGAGATACTCTCCCTTCCCCCCAGGATAAAAGAAGAGATAGAAAAGATGGAGGAGGCCACCCTCAGATCGGGAATGTGAGGTATTGTGTTCAAGCTTCGAGCTCGGTCTTGCCGGCAGTTTCTTTTCTCTATTTTCAATGTGGAAAAAGGTCAACAAAATGGTGAAAAAGACAATGGTAATCTTATGTTTCTATCTGTTATCGTAATACTATGGGTAAAAAGGGGCGGATCCATATAGGCACTTCCGGCTGGCATTATGACCACTGGAAAGACGTATTCTATCCCGAAGGTCTCTCCAGCGGGGATATGCTGGATTTTTACAGCGGAAAATTCCGTACGGCGGAGATAAACAATTCCTTTTACAAGTTACCTTCCAAGAAGACCTTCAAGGGATGGAAAAAGCAGGTCCCGGAAGAGTTCATTTTTTCGGTAAAGGCGAGTCGTTACATAACCCACATGAAAAAGCTTAAATGCGGCAAGAGGCCGGTGAACAGGCTGATCAGGAGCGTGAACGAGCTGGGCGGGAAGCTGGGGCCGGTACTCTTCCAGCTTCCGCCTGTCTGGGGCAAGAACTGCCAGAGGCTGGAACAATTCCTCTCGATCCTTCCTCGGGGGATGCGGTACACTTTTGAGTTCCGTAACAGCGACTGGTTCAGCGAAGACGTCTACAGCGTGCTCCGTGAGAAGAACGCCGCTTTCTGTATATACGAACTCGACAAAAAGATCTCCCCTAAAAAAGTCACCGCCGATTTCGTTTACGTCCGGTTACACGGTCCGGACGGTCCCTACAAGGGCAAGTACAGCAAGAGAAGCCTTTCCGGATGGGCGGGGGCTTTCAGCACCTGGCTGAACAAGGGGCTTGACGTCTACTGTTATTTCGATAATGACCAGAAGGGATACGCCGCCTTTAACGCGTTGGAACTGAAGAAAATGATGGAATGAATTTACCTGGGAGAGGTATATGCCCGTGCACAATAAGGATATATCGGATATTTTTGAGAAGATGGCCAATCTTCTTGAGATAAAAGGAGCCAACCAGTACAGGATACGAGCTTACCGGAACGCGGCGCAGACGGTCAAGAACCTTTCCAAGAACGTATCTGACCTGGTGGATGAAGATGAGGACCTCTCCGAGCTTCCCAATATAGGCAAGGATCTTGCGGGCAAGATAAAGAAGATACTCAAAAAGGGAACCTTCCCGGACCTTAAGAAACTCGAGAAGAAAGTGCCGCCCAAGCTGGACGATATTATGCAGATATCGGGGCTCGGAGGTAAACGCGTCAAAAAGATCTACGACCAGCTTGAAATAAAAAGCCTGGAGGATTTGCGTAAAGCGGCCGAAGAAGGACAAGTCAGAAAGATCAAGGGGTTCGGCAAAAAGACCGAAAAGAGCATACTCGAGGGTATCGAAACGATAGAAGAATCCGGCGAAAGGCTCAAGCTCGCCGTTGCCGAGAAGATAACGCAGGACATTGTGAGCCACCTTAAAAAGGACAAGAAAATAAAGGACATCACCATCGCAGGGTCCAACAGGAGGAAAAAAGAGACCGTGGGCGACGCGGATATTCTTGTAACCTGCAAAAAGGGTTCTGGGGTAATGGACAGATTCACCGAATACGAGGACGTGGGCAAGGTCCTGGCCAAGGGGAAGACCAAGTCATCTGTGAAACTAGAATCAGGGTTCCAGGTGGACCTCAGGGTATTGCCACAGGTGAGCTATGGAGCCGCACTCATCTATTTCACCGGTTCAAAGGCCCATAATATCGCGATAAGGAAGATAGCCGGCAAGAAAAAGTTCAAGATCAACGAATACGGGGTCTTCAGGGGGGATAATAGGGTAGCCGGCAAGACCGAAAAAGAGGTTTATGAAAAGATAGGGCTCGAATACATAGAACCGGAGCTCAGGGAAAACCGGGGCGAGATCGAAGCCGCGAAAAAGGGAAAGCTCCCGGACCTTATAGAATCCGGGGATATCAGAGGCGATCTTCATACGCATACCAAGCTCACCGACGGTAAGTATACCCTCGAAGAGATGGTGGACGCGGCAAAAGAGAAGGATTACGATTACGTGGGCATAACCGAACACTCAAAGCATGTCAGCGTGGCGGGGGGGCTCAAGGCCAAAGAGGTTGAAAGGGAGATCAAGCGGATAGACAAGCTCAACAAGAAGCTGAGGAAGATCACGGTCCTGAAGGGAATAGAAGTGGATATTTTGGAGAACGGGTCACTTGACCTTCCAGATAGTCTGCTCAAGGAGCTTGATTATACTGTTTGCGCGGTCCATTACAAGTTCGGCCTTTCCAAGAAAAAACAGACAGATAGGATCCTGAAGGCCATGGACAACAAATACTTTAATATCCTGGCGCACCCCACGGGAAGGATGCTGAAAGAAAGGGAGCCTTACGAGCTCGATATAGAGAGGATCATGAAAGGAGCCAAGAAAAGAGGCTGTATACTTGAGCTCAATTCACATCCCGAGAGGCTGGACCTTAACGACGTATATTGCAAGATGGCCAAGGAAATAGGGGTAAAGATAGCGATATCGACCGACGCGCACAGTATAGACGAACTTGATTACATCAAATACGGCCTGGGGCAGGCAAGAAGAGGGTGGCTCGAGAAAAGCGACGTGGTCAATACCGGCACGCTGAAACAGCTGAAGAAAGCCTTTAAACGGAAATGACAGGATTAAGAACATGGATTTCAAAAAAGATCCCAAAACAAAGTTCAAGGATGTTAAAAAGCTGAGCAAGAAAGAGGCTAAAGAACAGGCCGAAGTTTTGAGGGAAGGTATCAATTACCACGATTATCTTTATTACGTGAAGAACAAGCCCAGGATATCCGACGCAAAATACGATAAGCTCTTCAAGCGGCTTGAGGAGCTTGAGGAAGCTTATCCGGACCTGAAGAAGGAGAACTCCCCCACCCGGCGCGTTGGAGCCGAGCCCGTCGATGAACTTAAGAAGGTCAAACACCGCTCAAGCATGCTCAGTCTCGAAGCCGCGCTTGA harbors:
- a CDS encoding DUF72 domain-containing protein, translated to MGKKGRIHIGTSGWHYDHWKDVFYPEGLSSGDMLDFYSGKFRTAEINNSFYKLPSKKTFKGWKKQVPEEFIFSVKASRYITHMKKLKCGKRPVNRLIRSVNELGGKLGPVLFQLPPVWGKNCQRLEQFLSILPRGMRYTFEFRNSDWFSEDVYSVLREKNAAFCIYELDKKISPKKVTADFVYVRLHGPDGPYKGKYSKRSLSGWAGAFSTWLNKGLDVYCYFDNDQKGYAAFNALELKKMME
- the polX gene encoding DNA polymerase/3'-5' exonuclease PolX, which produces MPVHNKDISDIFEKMANLLEIKGANQYRIRAYRNAAQTVKNLSKNVSDLVDEDEDLSELPNIGKDLAGKIKKILKKGTFPDLKKLEKKVPPKLDDIMQISGLGGKRVKKIYDQLEIKSLEDLRKAAEEGQVRKIKGFGKKTEKSILEGIETIEESGERLKLAVAEKITQDIVSHLKKDKKIKDITIAGSNRRKKETVGDADILVTCKKGSGVMDRFTEYEDVGKVLAKGKTKSSVKLESGFQVDLRVLPQVSYGAALIYFTGSKAHNIAIRKIAGKKKFKINEYGVFRGDNRVAGKTEKEVYEKIGLEYIEPELRENRGEIEAAKKGKLPDLIESGDIRGDLHTHTKLTDGKYTLEEMVDAAKEKDYDYVGITEHSKHVSVAGGLKAKEVEREIKRIDKLNKKLRKITVLKGIEVDILENGSLDLPDSLLKELDYTVCAVHYKFGLSKKKQTDRILKAMDNKYFNILAHPTGRMLKEREPYELDIERIMKGAKKRGCILELNSHPERLDLNDVYCKMAKEIGVKIAISTDAHSIDELDYIKYGLGQARRGWLEKSDVVNTGTLKQLKKAFKRK